In Granulicella mallensis MP5ACTX8, the sequence GTCTGACAGCGTTTTAAATAAACGATGCCGCGCACGCACGCGAATAGGTGTTCAGCCCTTTGTACGTCTTGGCTGAGAATGCACTCGATGGGTTTCAATCAGCTAAGAGCGATGAGGGCGTTGAGCAGAGAGTTCAACCTATTGCCGGTCAGACGGTAAGCAGCTCTTCGAAGAAGCCGCCGATCTGGCGTTCCCTATCCACAAAATGAATCTCCAGAATCCAGTGCCGCTGCCGGCCTTCTTCGTCCTGGGAGCGCATGGACAGGTTGCTTTGGGGATGAACGTAGAGCGTTACCTTGTCGTCGGCGATGCGCTCGTGAGGGAACTGGCCGATCAGGTGTCCGGCGATCGGGCCGCCGAACTCCCAGCCGAACTTTGCCGCCAGAGAGTGGGCGTAGTGGAAGAGCTCGCTACTGGTGATGTCCGACGTCTGCTGGAAGTGCTTCTTGCCTTCTGCAAAGGCCTGGGCGACGTCGTGCTGCATCTTGAGCTTTACGGGATCGGAGCCGAGCACGAAGGTGCGGCCAAAGTCCGCCTCCCACTGCTCGAAGACGGGGCCCAGATCGAGGAAGAGGATATCGTCTTCGCCGAGGGTAAGATCGGGAGGATTTTCAGCGTAAGGGAGCAGGGTGTTTTTGCCGGCGCGAACGATGCGCTTATGCCAGTACGTCGAGATGCCTAAGAGTTCTTTCGCCAGGGTGTAGATTTCTTCGTTCAGACGGCTCTCAGTGATGCCGGGACGGACCAGTCCTCGGGCTTCCACTTCATGGAAGAGATTTGCTGCCTTGGTCTGTGCTTCGAGAAGCTCTGCGGCTCGCTGTTCTTCCGTTATGGTCATCCTGGGGCTCCGGGGTAGAGAAATAGGTCTTCAGGTTCTACTCTAAAAGCATGCCCGATTCTCGGCCTCAAGTACACGGAATCGATCTGGACGCGCAGACCCGTTGTGCGCATTACAACAGTTCGATCGACATTGTCGCGATCAAGATGAAGTGCTGCGGCATCTTCTACGCGTGCAAGGACTGCCACGGCGCTCTGGCCGATCATGAGATCGAGGTATGGCCTCGCAGCGAGTGGGACGAGCCTGCGGTGTTGTGCGGGGCGTGCGGGGAGGTGCTCAGCGTGCGGGAGTATATGGATTGCGGTAATGTTTGTCCGAAGTGTGGCGCGGGGTTTAATCCGGGGTGCCGCCATCATTATCGTGATTATTTTGAGGCGGAGTGAGTTTAGTGCGAGGGAATGGCTGCGGAGGTAGGGGACTGTTGAGCAAAGAGCTACGAGGGAATCAGCGTTGAGGAGTGAATGTCTCGATGCTGATTCCCTCGTAGCTCTTTGCCAATAAGGGGCCTAAGCGAATTTTACGAAGCGCATGGCGGCTGAGTTCATGCAGTAGCGCAGGCCGGTGGGACGGGGGCCGTCGTCGAAGACGTGGCCCAGGTGGGCGTCGCACTGGCGGCAGGAGACGGCTGTCCGGTCCATGCCGAAGGTGCTGTCCGTGTTCTCGACGATGTTCTCCTTGGCGATGGGCATCCAGAAGCTGGGCCAGCCGGTGCCGGAGTCGAACTTGGTGTCGGAGCTGAAGATTGCGTTGTCGCAGCAGATGCAGCGGAAGAGGCCCTTGTCGTGAAGGTCCCAGGTGTTGCCGGTATACGCGCGTTCGGTGCCTGCGTGGCGCGTCACGTCATAGGAGATCG encodes:
- the msrB gene encoding peptide-methionine (R)-S-oxide reductase MsrB, with amino-acid sequence MTDHRQEQSDLQMTGATHTQRPSRRAFLATAAGACGAAALWSLHKSSPLAVEAKGESNTGPVTLIQFSDAGKKIGKVTVPRVVKTDAEWKQQLSPISYDVTRHAGTERAYTGNTWDLHDKGLFRCICCDNAIFSSDTKFDSGTGWPSFWMPIAKENIVENTDSTFGMDRTAVSCRQCDAHLGHVFDDGPRPTGLRYCMNSAAMRFVKFA
- a CDS encoding CHY zinc finger protein — its product is MPDSRPQVHGIDLDAQTRCAHYNSSIDIVAIKMKCCGIFYACKDCHGALADHEIEVWPRSEWDEPAVLCGACGEVLSVREYMDCGNVCPKCGAGFNPGCRHHYRDYFEAE
- a CDS encoding M24 family metallopeptidase gives rise to the protein MTITEEQRAAELLEAQTKAANLFHEVEARGLVRPGITESRLNEEIYTLAKELLGISTYWHKRIVRAGKNTLLPYAENPPDLTLGEDDILFLDLGPVFEQWEADFGRTFVLGSDPVKLKMQHDVAQAFAEGKKHFQQTSDITSSELFHYAHSLAAKFGWEFGGPIAGHLIGQFPHERIADDKVTLYVHPQSNLSMRSQDEEGRQRHWILEIHFVDRERQIGGFFEELLTV